The nucleotide sequence GAGCTTGGCGTCCTGGACAGCCTGCAGGCCGTCTGCCTCGGCGCTGATGCGCAGGACGATGTCCTCCTGGGCGATGGTGCCGCTGTAGCCGTGGTCGGCCTCGCACTGTGGGTCACCGCAGCTCGCCGGGCCCATATCCAGGCGCTGGCCGCCGGACCAGGCGATGGACAGGGTGACCTCGCGCACCGGGTCGGAGGGCTTGTAGTTCTGCGGCTGGGCGTACATGTAGCTCAGGACCACCGAACGGATCTGCGCCACGGGGACAGATTCCGTGGAAATCTGCGCCACGATCTGTTCGCCCGCCTCGTCGAGCTGCTGATCGTCCACGTGGGTGATCACCAGCATGTCGTCGGTGAGGACCAGAACGGTGATGTGGCGGCGGACCTCTGCCCGGTCGAAGTGCGTCTCAAGGTGGACCAGGTGTGCCAGGCAGTCGCGGCCGTCCAGGGCGTCATCCACCACGTCGGCAACCAGCAGCGGGTAAAAGCCCGCCTGCTGCAGGGCGCCTTCGAGGCTCTGGCCCTGGACGCTGTGGTTGTGTGAGCTGTGCTGGAAGACCTGCGGGCTGTGATCGGGCGCTTGAGGCTTCGAGGTGGGAGGCTGGGAGCTCATTTCCCCATTTTCACAGATCGCTGTGGCACATGCTAACCAAGAGGCTAGCTCCGCATCGCCCGGCGCGCGCTGTCGGTGCGCTGGGACGCGTTGCCGATCCGGACGTCCGCGGCCAGGATGAAGGCCCCCTGCGGCGTGGCCAGGACCGGATTGAACTCGACGAGCGCGATCTCCGGATGCGCGTCCTTGAGCCGTGCCAGCCGCGCGGCGACGTCCTCCAGGGCCGAAACGTCCACAGCGGGCAGGCCCTGGTACCCGAACAGCTTCCGGGACGCGCGCGGGCTGCGGATGAGGTCACGGAGGTCGGCTCCGGACAGCGGCGGGGCGCGGTGCGCCCAGTCGTCCAGGAGGTTGACGGCGTCGCCGGCCAGCCCGAAGGACACCACGGGGCCCAGCAAGGGGTCCTCGATGGCCCGCAACGTGCAGGCCTGCCCCACCGGGGCCATGGTCTGGACCTCCAGCGAGGCCGGGCCGTAGGGTTGCAGCGCCCGGCGCATCTGCTGGATGTTCAGCCGGAGGGAGTCCGCGTCCTGGATATCCAGCCGCACTCCGCCCAGGTCCAGCCGGTGGCGGAGGGTGGGGTCGGTCGTCTTCAGTGCCACCGGCCAGCCCAGCCTGCCGGCCGCCTCCACGGCTTCATCCTCGGTGTTGAAGCCTTCCGAAGGCAGGACCCGGATCCCGTAATGCGCCAGCAGCCGGGCTGCGTCTTCGGGGTTGAGCTTCTTCAGCTGCTCGCCGCGGACATCAGCCAGCAGGTTGTCCAGATCGGCGTGCGCGGCGTCCGGATCGCACCCCTCGGGATCAACGAAGAGGCCCTGGTCACGTCCGGCCCATTCGGCGTACCGCACCACGGCAGACAGTGCCGCCACCGCCGCCCCGGGGTTCGAATAGCATGGCACCGGCGGCGCGTCCGGGCCCTCCCCCACCATACCTTCCACATACACCGACGGATCGAGGATGCCGGTGAAGGCCGCCACCACGGGCTTTCCGGCCTCGGCGGACGATTCTGCGAGCGCACCGGCAATCTTCTCCACCGTCAGCCCGCGGGCCGGAAGGAAGGCGACCACGGCGGCGTGGACTGCATCCCGGGCCAGAACCTCCCGGAGCCGGTCCCGCAGGGCGGGCAGGGCACGGGACATGCCGGCGTCCAGGTCCAGGTCCACCGCCAGCGCCTCGACGCCGAGGCCATGTGACGCGGCGCTGTCCGCCACCACTTTCCCCAGTGCACCGGAGTTGCTGAACACGGCCACGCCGGCGCCCTTGGGAAGCGGCTGGGCAGACACGATCTGTGCGACGTCCATGAGCTGTTCGATGGTCTCCACCCGGATCACGCCGGACTGGCGCATC is from Arthrobacter sp. QXT-31 and encodes:
- a CDS encoding DUF5998 family protein, with protein sequence MSSQPPTSKPQAPDHSPQVFQHSSHNHSVQGQSLEGALQQAGFYPLLVADVVDDALDGRDCLAHLVHLETHFDRAEVRRHITVLVLTDDMLVITHVDDQQLDEAGEQIVAQISTESVPVAQIRSVVLSYMYAQPQNYKPSDPVREVTLSIAWSGGQRLDMGPASCGDPQCEADHGYSGTIAQEDIVLRISAEADGLQAVQDAKLFARALRAVNTGSPTPVRHTPSATHPRPRMGVFASRLSRGHKR